The proteins below are encoded in one region of Pochonia chlamydosporia 170 chromosome Unknown PCv3seq00030, whole genome shotgun sequence:
- a CDS encoding transposase (similar to Metarhizium robertsii ARSEF 23 XP_007826761.1) — protein MDICRLLNALSPSPGRTTTGTATAAAAANDPTDDDYTGATIPQLPPSPLFDTYDGLFAFLRNFHLSNGSAIVKASSSSRRDIGGIIQPSYIVFKCDRGPRRTSQSSGLRKPSSQKLDCPVKVTAKATNSSNKKWTYTVVHGQHNHGQSLDPSAHIVYRRRTVAQRQKERELANENGIRAREMLPKPSSRSLRAGVLVRTLRDEDDRVCAVFWTYDWCRTMWKKFPEVLGLDNTYKTNRFGLHLFQATGVTDQKSLANFAFGLINGEKEHHFQWLCDRLDELRIDIGADTPEVIITDKEQALRTALSNTFPGAQQQLCVYHILANVRAKINARWKDTEGDNDGDASVESDNDVNALSAHPSDKPAKQLQPVLDLDVTARGRVQDEAEDGLANPSDDYSREGMFKAFQTVVYAVDHDTFKDSWKSFVETFGRQQRHILRYIQKEYMPWRKQWVKCYIDRYRNFGQRVNSPTETAHADVKSHLVTGTGDLLYLHQALVTMIDKKSRSYRQEAARQIQRQRDQYLKQAWLGKLNLQITYQAIDLIAKQYRFALAALPDQRKPKPLRACTGNFEHQYGLPCSHRILDCLMSGTPLRRSQIAMRWWLEKPLNAEDKLLEIRDPAIVRSARGRPRLNADNKKLKVPRYLKIADYTSKPGSDADDTDDDDAETEPAQRSQGRHSARGRGLSRQPSQTAGRGTRRLNASLRRDRSQFELDELQSHASQSSRGNKRRRVRGGAAGRSHAEASQAERSPANQVQTSRESSAESCIIIPGMQWTVIP, from the exons atggacatatgccgccttctcaacgcaCTAAGTCCCTCGCCAGGCCGGACCACTACCGGTACAGCCACcgcagctgctgccgccaacgacccaacagacgatgactACACTGGGGCTACGATCCCACAACTGccaccatcgccactctTTGACACCTACGATGgcctctttgccttcctccgCAACTTCCATCTTTCTAATGGCTCCGCAATAGTGAaagcctccagctcctcaaggcGGGACATCGGGGGTatcatccagccaagctacATCGTCTTCAAGTGCGACCGCGGCCCGCGACGGACGTCACAAAGCTCGGGTCtcaggaagccgtcatcacagAAGCTTGATTGTCCCGTCAAAgtcacggccaaggccaccaaTTCGTCTAACAAGAAGTGGACGTATACGGTAGTTCATGGCCAGCATAACCACGGACAGTCCCTTGATCCATCGGCGCACATTGTCTATCGCCGCCGCACGGTTGCTCAGCGACAAAAGGAGCGAGAGCTAGCCAACGAGAATGGCATTAGGGCCCGCGAGATG CTACCCAagccttcgtcaaggagcttgagagcggGGGTATTAGTCAGAACCTTGcgcgacgaagatgaccgCGTCTGTGCCGTCTTTTGGACGTACGACTGGTGCCGCacaatgtggaagaagtttccGGAGGTGCTCGGTTTGGACAACACGTACAAGACCAACCGCTTTGGGTTACATCTATTTCAAGCCACCGGTGTGACGGATCAGAAGTCCCTGGCCAACTTCGCATTCGGCCTTATAAACGGCGAAAAAGAGCACCACTTCCAGTGGTTATGTGACCGACTTGACGAGCTTCGCATCGACATTGGGGCAGACACGCCAGAGGTTATAATCACCGACAAGGAACAGGCTCTCCGCACAGCCCTCTCGAACACCTTTCCAGGTGCCCAACAGCAGCTATGCGTATAtcacatcttggccaacgtCCGAGCTAAAATTAACGCCCGCTGGAAGGACACCGAGGGCGACAATGACGGCGATGCTAGTGTTGAGTCTGATAATGACGTAAACGCCCTTTCCGCTCATCCAAGCGACAAACCcgccaagcagctccagccagtGCTAGATCTTGATGTCACCGCCAGGGGCCGTGtgcaagacgaggcagaggacGGGCTTGCGAACCCCTCTGATGACTACAGCCGTGAGGGGATGTTCAAAGCCTTCCAAACCGTGGTCTATGCCGTTGATCACGATACGTTTAAAGACTCGTGGAAGTCCTTTGTCGAAACTTTCGGCAGGCAGCAACGGCACATCCTGCGATATATCCAAAAGGAATATATGCCGTGGCGCAAGCAGTGGGTGAAATGCTACATTGACCGCTATCGGAACTTCGGTCAAAGGGTCAATAGCCCCACCGAGACCGCCCATGCAGACGTCAAGTCTCACCTTGTGACGGGCACGGGAGACCTCCTTTACCTCCACCAAGCCCTTGTCACGATGATTGATAAGAAGTCCCGGTCCTATCGCCAAGAGGCCGCGAGACAGATTCAGCGTCAGCGTGATCAGTACCTCAAGCAGGCATGGCTCGGCAAGCTTAACCTCCAGATCACATATCAGGCCATTGACCTTATTGCCAAGCAGTATCGctttgccctcgccgccctgcCTGATCAGCGCAAGCCCAAACCGCTACGCGCTTGCACGGGCAACTTCGAGCACCAATACGGCCTCCCATGCAGCCATCGCATTCTTGATTGCCTGATGAGCGGCACGCCTCTGAGACGGAGCCAGATTGCTATGCGTTGGTGGCTCGAGAAGCCGTTG AACGCCGAGGATAAGCTACTTGAAATTCGCGACCCGGCTATTGTTAGAAGCGCACGAGGCAGGCCGCGCCTGAAtgccgacaacaagaagctcaaggtccCGCGATACCTCAAGATCGCGGATTACACCTCCAAGCCAGGAAGTGACGCCGATGATacggacgatgacgatgccgaaaCCGAGCCTGCACAACGGAGTCAAGGCAGGCATTCAGCGCGAGGCCGTGGTCTGAGCCGACAGCCTAGTCAGACTGCGGGCCGAGGAACGCGCCGGTTGAACGCGAGCCTTCGCCGTGACCgctctcaattcgagcttgacgagctACAGTCACATGCGTCGCAATCGTCGCGAGGAAACAAGCGTCGACGAGTCCGTGGCGGAGCGGCTGGACGAAGTCATGCGGAGGCATCACAGGCCGAGAGGTCGCCGGCAAACCAGGTCCAAACGTCAAGAGAGTCATCAGCCgaaagctgcatcatcatcccagGAATGCAATGGACTGTAATACCATGA
- a CDS encoding leucine-rich repeats of kinetochore protein cenp-F/LEK1 domain-containing protein — protein sequence MSNRISKQPRTSTQRRKDVISRIEAIGIQLLDMGRCTPCQQSGSLCFVLKGYSKCSSCTKKGIRSCDGNFSTEEFDAIESQKERLRQEAQLKRQEVGRLASAAAAAYAALAKAQQEEVDLSSKIDRYTETQSRMLRQELRALDDLDEAEGQQVAVNDFPWEDFGDPSWEAVLRGDPSVPVGGTGPAST from the coding sequence ATGTCTAACCGCATCTCCAAGCAGCCCCGCACTTCTACACAACGCCGCAAGGACGTCATAAGTCGTATTGAAGCGATAGGAATCCAGCTACTCGACATGGGTCGATGCACTCCTTGCCAACAAAGCGGTTCGCTTTGTTTCGTTCTGAAGGGCTACTCgaaatgctcttcttgtaCCAAGAAAGGTATTCGCAGTTGCGATGGGAATTTTTCGACGGAGGAGTTTGATGCCATCGAATCTCAGAAGGAGCGCTTGCGTCAAGAAGCTCAGTTGAAGCGTCAGGAAGTTGGTCGGCTGGCTTCTGCGGCAGCCGCCGCTTATGCTGCCCTCGCGAAGGCCCAGCAGGAGGAGGTCGACCTTTCCTCCAAAATTGATCGATACACCGAGACACAGTCCCGAATGCTTCGTCAGGAGTTGAGGGCTTTGGACGATTTGGATGAGGCGGAGGGTCAGCAAGTTGCGGTTAATGATTTCCCGTGGGAGGATTTTGGTGATCCGAGTTGGGAGGCTGTTTTGAGGGGGGACCCTTCTGTGCCCGTTGGTGGTACTGGTCCAGCATCCACTTAG
- a CDS encoding gag protein (similar to Metarhizium robertsii ARSEF 23 XP_007817126.1) yields the protein MAPTENSARMILHGPDEWESWSEKFKARAISDNIWKYVNPDTDDELEEEPPLPDVGKYPRRQIIDSNNQGAGRSRRVTEGDQSQTLESSSQHQYFSQSYERPHPTLMARGVQDLLPADRSTYDLEVRIRTQEVRDIKEKQTSISKLRTWVEESISDHLWTTCCNAEDTIRDWYIGLRTSVCADDVQLRSKARDRYHRAIQPLKKIPQDFEAWIKQWREAFAYAQIRDVADVAHSADWLKDVSKAVKDVLPAWGSSFRNGHLAAIRSDTLDYKEVAASLYDEADVQNILKRQPQKVNKGAFGPTFGPETDDGPEESQDQSTDQRKGRKRKAKNEKEKETDSKKRKREDPDNQSHCDNLDTERCYACGSRRHDIKKSRRVGKCSTATCAAFFTGRAPQIAFAITQYPLKNSALLDSASTIHIFNEISRFNNFRAALPGDCVTAGDHLVPIQGYGDVDIRVQGQRGFDILRLRNVALCENFAANLVSLRQLRQHGYWWDNRLGHNCLRASNGKIICTVLDRHDQFVLEHIPWGGVLEIKARAMRIGAGLPNYLWVEIFKAAVYLYNRTPKYILRWESPYSRFFTFLANRDGITNRYYKPDLRHLRVYGCKAFAMTKDAMAKRKRRQKLNPRAWIGYLVGYQSTNIYRIWNPWLGEVISTRDVIFNEDEYFHGDLEQLKDDIRELNREELMNLLREIKEPEQTEETSQEESQGEDDLVFGMDDEWDLSMPHGVDDQTREGNLRPNPEDHPNMRVAPSVTEDPHQVPYALGSGESLPDSINAKLGVTDRIEAMQQTQDLLSLENPNISPQGGTPQRQDANGWETSFPSMLSDTRTKANADVQFQPYPTPSLTDSTPAALMAACFQGTNLNPEMQYQENKVLNRNTNVETWKAAFAAGRHAAPIGMINGKPIDRAKFLRILTQPKSLHRSQLPAAPKSHRDLATHLMGTLFHDAERIHLNSHKEMQSWIEISKSDQSARNQQVLDCMWVYTYKFDKHGRFQKCKARLVVRGDQQAKSIHEDTYASTLAGRSFRILMAIAARFDLELVQYDAVNAFVNAKMDRDIYMKMPPGHRKSERILKLQKALYGLRCSPLLWQKELTRTLEELGFEKVPRDSEENADPAQARRSRPGEPCMDAWVSRPQKGRATTARRNILQPTFTIQFFEIST from the exons ATGGCACCCACGGAAAATTCGGCAAGAATGATCCTTCATGGTCCAGATGAGTGGGAGTCTTGGAGCGAAAAATTCAAAGCTCGAGCTATCAGTGATAACATCTGGAAATACGTCAATCCAGACACcgatgatgagcttgaggaggaaCCACCACTGCCAGATGTTGGCAAATACCCAAGGCGACAAATTATTGACTCAAATAACCAAGGAGCGGGACGGAGCAGGAGAGTAACGGAAGGGGATCAGTCACAGACCCTCGAATCCTCGTCCCAGCACCAATACTTCTCACAGTCATACGAACGACCACATCCTACCCTTATGGCACGAGGGGTGCAAGACCTTCTGCCAGCAGACAGGTCAACATATGACCTAGAAGTCAGGATCCGGACACAAGAGGTCCGAGACATCAAGGAAAAACAGACATCTATAAGTAAACTTCGCACATGGGTTGAGGAGTCCATCAGTGACCACCTCTGGACGACATGTTGCAATGCTGAAGATACAATCCGCGACTGGTACATCGGACTTAGGACCTCGGTATGCGCCGACGATGTCCAGCTCCGTAGTAAAGCACGCGACCGATACCATCGTGCGATCCAACCACTGAAAAAGATACCACAAGACTTTGAAGCTTGGATCAAGCAGTGGAGAGAGGCATTTGCCTATGCCCAGATTCGAGATGTAGCCGATGTTGCTCATTCAGCTGACTGGCTGAAAGATGTAAGTAAGGCAGTCAAGGACGTGCTGCCCGCTTGGGGTTCATCCTTCCGAAATGGACATCTTGCGGCAATCAGAAGCGATACACTCGACTACAAGGAAGTTGCGGCATCCCTTTATGATGAAGCAGACGTACAAAACATACTTAAGAGGCAACCTCAGAAAGTTAATAAGGGAGCTTTTGGTCCCACGTTTGGACCTGAAACTGACGATGGTCCGGAAGAGTCCCAAGACCAGTCGACGGACCAGCGCAAAGGACGGAAAAGGAAAGCTAAGaatgaaaaagaaaaagagacTGATTCCAAGAAACGGAAGCGCGAAGACCCAGACAATCAGAGTCATTGCGATAACCTAGACACAGAGAGGTGCTATGCCTGCGGAAGCAGACGTCATGATATCAAGAAGT CACGACGTGTTGGCAAATGCAGCACAGCCACGTGCGCAGCGTTCTTTACTGGTCGTGCACCTCAAATCGCGTTTGCCATCACACAATACCCTCTGAAAAACTCAGCCTTACTGGACTCTGCATCAACTATTCATATCTTCAACGAGATCAGTCGATTTAACAACTTTCGTGCAGCGTTACCAGGAGACTGTGTTACTGCTGGAGACCACCTTGTCCCTATCCAAGGATATGGCGACGTGGACATCAGGGTCCAAGGACAAAGGGGCTTCGATATTCTGAGACTACGTAACGTGGCACTCTGCGAAAATTTCGCAGCGAACCTGGTCTCCCTCCGTCAATTGCGACAACATGGATATTGGTGGGATAACCGGTTAGGCCATAATTGTCTCCGAGCATCTAACGGAAAGATCATATGCACTGTCCTTGACCGACATGATCAGTTCGTCCTAGAACATATCCCATGGGGGGGTGTACTGGAGATAAAAGCGCGCGCAATGAGAATAGGAGCAGGATTACCCAACTACTTATGGGTCGAGATTTTCAAAGCTGCTGTCTACCTGTATAACCGAACGCCAAAGTACATCCTTCGATGGGAATCACCATACAGTCGGTTCTTTACCTTCCTCGCGAATCGAGATGGCATTACCAACCGATATTACAAACCAGACCTACGACATCTCCGTGTATATGGCTGCAAAGCGTTTGCGATGACCAAGGACGCAATGGCCAAGAGAAAACGCCGACAGAAGCTAAATCCAAGAGCCTGGATTGGCTATCTTGTGGGTTACCAGTCGACCAACATCTACCGGATCTGGAACCCATGGCTTGGTGAAGTTATCTCAACGAGAGATGTGATATTTAATGAAGATGAGTATTTCCATGGAGATCTTGAACAATTGAAAGATGATATCCGTGAGCTAAATCGTGAGGAGTTAATGAACCTCCTCCGAGAAATTAAAGAACCAGAACAAACAGAAGAAACCTCGCAAGAGGAATcccaaggagaagatgatcTTGTGTTTGGTATggatgatgaatgggatTTGAGTATGCCCCACGGAGTTGATGATCAGACTAGGGAAGGTAACCTCAGACCTAACCCTGAGGACCACCCGAACATGCGTGTGGCACCGTCTGTAACCGAGGATCCCCACCAGGTGCCATATGCACTGGGGTCTGGAGAGAGTCTCCCCGATAGCATCAACGCGAAATTGGGTGTAACTGATCGCATAGAAGCGATGCAACAGACTCAAGATCTCCTAAGTTTAGAAAATCCCAACATCTCACCCCAGGGAGGGACTCCACAGCGGCAGGATGCGAACGGTTGGGAGACGTCCTTTCCTAGTATGCTATCTGATACTCGCACAAAGGCAAATGCTGATGTGCAATTCCAACCATATCCAACGCCATCGTTAACAGACTCTACTCCAGCTGCGCTTATGGCAGCTTGCTTCCAAGGGACAAATTTGAACCCAGAAATGCAATATCAAGAAAACAAAGTATTAAACAGAAACACAAATGTCGAAACCTGGAAGGCTGCTTTTGCCGCTGGTCGACATGCCGCACCCATCGGCATGATCAACGGGAAGCCGATTGACCGAGCTAAGTTCCTCCGTATTCTTACCCAACCAAAGAGCTTACATCGTTCACAACTTCCAGCGGCCCCAAAATCACATAGAGATCTTGCAACCCATCTGATGGGGACACTTTTCCATGATGCTGAACGCATCCATTTAAATAGTCATAAAGAAATGCAGTCCTGGATTGAGATATCCAAGTCGGATCAATCAGCAAGGAACCAACAGGTGCTGGATTGTATGTGGGTCTATACCTACAAATTCGACAAACATGGACGTTTTCAGAAATGCAAGGCTCGTCTTGTAGTTCGAGGAGACCAGCAGGCAAAATCGATTCATGAAGACACCTATGCCTCCACGCTGGCTGGACGTTCATTTAGAATCCTCATGGCCATCGCGGCACGGTTTGATCTTGAACTAGTGCAGTACGATGCAGTCAACGCCTTCGTTAATGCCAAAATGGACAGAGACATATATATGAAAATGCCTCCAGGACATCGGAAATCTGAAAGAATATTGAAACTCCAGAAAGCGCTATACGGGTTAAGGTGCTCACCTTTGCTTTGGCAGAAAGAGCTGACAAGAACCCTTGAAGAACTCGGGTTTGAGAAGGTCCCGAGAGACTCCGAGGAAAATGCGGATCCGGCTCAGGCGAGACGGTCGAGACCGGGTGAGCCATGCATGGATGCCTGGGTGAGCCGCCCTCAAAAGGGTCGCGCGACCACCGCGCGACGCAACATCCTGCAACCAACATTCACAATTCAGTTTTTCGAAATATCGACGTGA